Proteins encoded within one genomic window of Episyrphus balteatus chromosome 1, idEpiBalt1.1, whole genome shotgun sequence:
- the LOC129906646 gene encoding superoxide dismutase [Mn], mitochondrial, translating to MMFSLARNLPSTFKSAIRFKHTLPSLPFDYGALEPIICKEIMEIHHTKHHQTYVTNLNAAEEQLKDAQSKNDVSKIISLGGALRFNGGGHINHSIFWQNLTPDRTEPSKELKAALEQQFSSFDNFKKELTTLTVAIQGSGWGWLGYNKKTGKLQLAALPNQDPLEASTGLVPLLGIDVWEHAYYLQYKNVRPSYVEAIFEIVNWKDVSNRFAVAK from the exons ATGATGTTTTCTTTGGCCCGGAACTTGCCTAGCACATTTAA GTCTGCTATAAGATTTAAACATACCTTACCATCATTGCCTTTCGATTATGGTGCTCTTGAACCTATTATTTGTAAGGAGATAATGGAA ATTCATCATAcgaaacaccatcaaacttatGTCACTAATCTCAATGCAGCCGAAGAACAATTAAAAGATGCACAGTCAAAGAATGATGTCTCAAAAATCATATCCCTGGGTGGCGCTTTACGCTTTAATGGGGGTGGTCATATTAACCATTCAATTTTCTGGCAAAATCTTACCCCAGATCGTACGGAACCATCAAAAGAGCTTAAAGCTGCTCTGGAACAACAGTTTTCCAGTTTCGACAATTTCAAAAAGGAATTGACTACTTTAACTGTTGCAATCCAAGGATCTGGTTGGGGATGGTTGGGATACAATAAAAAGACTGGAAAATTGCAACTTGCTGCTTTACCAAACCAAGATCCTCTTGAAGCCAGCACAG gTCTTGTACCATTGCTCGGTATTGATGTGTGGGAGCACGCTTATTATCTACAGTATAAAAACGTAAGGCCCTCTTATGTTGAAGCAATTTTCGAGATCGTTAATTGGAAGGATGTTTCAAACAGATTTGCTGTTGCAAAGTAA